Proteins encoded in a region of the Frondihabitans sp. 762G35 genome:
- a CDS encoding MFS transporter — MNWSLLRLPAFRALWLGRLFSWVGSGIGPVALAFAALDLGADAVQLGLVVAARSLPNLLLILFGGVLADRLPKRLIAVGSSVVSALSLAVGALLLAGGLGTLPLLAVLGALNGVGAAYFSPSTSALLRELVGDQLIRDATVLNRVSMNIGLIVGTAIGGALVAAFSSQIALAVGSLLFTSALVAFAGLPRNAIGAVRGGSFARDLLEGLAFVLRTRWLLSTLILSFLAQFVFAGAVQVLGPIAARETFGPALWGFAGAVQTLGLVVGAVVAGSLRGRLRLAVATTGTMAMALPLGVLALILLVEPLGVDPLHWFFWLSLALFAASVGLEIFTIPLDVTVQLQVPRSYLARVYASLTLASLAGMPLGEIVVGPVARLVGSSATLVGMAVLIVAASAVVGLSRRVRNADAALG; from the coding sequence ATGAACTGGTCGCTGCTCCGGCTGCCCGCGTTCCGGGCGCTCTGGCTCGGCCGCCTGTTCTCCTGGGTCGGCAGCGGGATCGGCCCGGTCGCCCTCGCGTTCGCGGCGCTCGACCTCGGAGCGGACGCCGTGCAGCTCGGCCTGGTCGTGGCGGCGAGGTCTCTTCCGAACCTCCTGCTGATCCTCTTCGGCGGGGTCCTCGCCGACCGGCTGCCGAAGCGGCTGATCGCCGTGGGCTCCTCGGTCGTCTCGGCGCTGTCGCTCGCCGTGGGCGCCCTGCTCCTGGCGGGCGGACTCGGGACGCTCCCGCTCCTGGCCGTCCTCGGCGCGCTCAACGGCGTCGGCGCCGCGTACTTCTCGCCGTCGACCAGCGCTCTGCTCCGCGAGCTCGTCGGCGACCAGCTGATCCGCGACGCCACCGTGCTCAACCGGGTCAGCATGAACATCGGCCTCATCGTGGGGACGGCGATCGGTGGGGCCCTCGTCGCGGCCTTCTCGTCGCAGATCGCGCTCGCCGTCGGGTCCCTCCTGTTCACCAGCGCCCTCGTGGCGTTCGCCGGCCTCCCGAGGAACGCCATCGGGGCGGTGCGCGGCGGCTCCTTCGCTCGGGACCTGCTCGAGGGCCTCGCGTTCGTCCTCCGCACGCGGTGGCTGCTCTCGACGCTGATCCTGTCGTTCCTCGCGCAGTTCGTCTTCGCGGGCGCCGTCCAGGTGCTGGGCCCGATCGCGGCCCGCGAGACGTTCGGCCCCGCCCTCTGGGGGTTCGCCGGAGCGGTGCAGACCCTCGGGCTCGTCGTCGGCGCCGTCGTGGCGGGGTCGCTGCGCGGGCGGCTGCGGCTCGCGGTCGCGACGACCGGGACGATGGCGATGGCGCTGCCCCTGGGAGTCCTCGCCCTGATCCTGCTCGTCGAACCGCTCGGCGTGGATCCGCTGCACTGGTTCTTCTGGCTGAGCCTCGCGCTGTTCGCGGCCAGCGTCGGGCTCGAGATCTTCACGATCCCCCTCGACGTGACGGTGCAGCTCCAGGTGCCGCGGAGCTACCTGGCCCGCGTCTACGCGAGCCTCACCCTGGCCTCCCTCGCCGGGATGCCACTGGGCGAGATCGTCGTCGGGCCCGTCGCACGGCTCGTCGGCTCCTCCGCCACCCTCGTCGGCATGGCGGTGCTCATCGTGGCCGCTTCGGCCGTCGTCGGGCTCAGCCGACGCGTGCGGAACGCCGACGCCGCCCTCGGCTGA
- a CDS encoding TetR/AcrR family transcriptional regulator: protein MTTDGTAPATGRTASPGHYAKGLAKRESILDAALEVFGQSGFHGASLREIARQCGVSHQSLMHYFPTKEELLLAVLRRRDERLRRHFDDVGGMRLGELVDLAEYNVDVPGVIQLFNTASAESTSPEHPAHDYYADFYERIVASTTRYLDVAGARGWLAPGYTAETAARVVLAVQDGLQLQWLYDRGRVRVAETMRLVISSIVAVPLAELDDAVREATAGAAAPADDVSAS from the coding sequence GTGACGACCGACGGAACCGCCCCCGCGACGGGCCGGACAGCGTCGCCCGGGCACTACGCGAAGGGCCTCGCGAAGCGCGAGAGCATTCTGGACGCGGCGCTCGAGGTCTTCGGGCAGTCCGGCTTCCACGGCGCTTCGCTCCGCGAGATCGCCCGGCAGTGCGGCGTCTCCCACCAGTCGCTCATGCACTACTTCCCGACCAAGGAGGAGCTCCTCCTGGCCGTCCTGAGGCGCCGCGACGAGCGCCTCCGGCGGCACTTCGACGACGTCGGCGGGATGCGGCTCGGCGAACTGGTCGACCTGGCGGAGTACAACGTCGACGTGCCGGGCGTCATCCAGCTGTTCAACACCGCGTCGGCGGAGTCCACCTCGCCCGAGCATCCTGCCCACGACTACTACGCCGACTTCTACGAGCGCATCGTCGCCTCCACCACCCGCTACCTCGACGTGGCGGGCGCTCGCGGATGGTTGGCGCCCGGCTACACGGCGGAGACGGCGGCCCGCGTCGTGCTCGCGGTCCAGGACGGCCTGCAGCTCCAGTGGCTCTACGACCGCGGCCGGGTGCGCGTCGCCGAGACCATGCGGCTCGTGATCTCGTCGATCGTCGCGGTCCCGCTGGCGGAGCTCGATGACGCCGTGCGCGAGGCGACGGCAGGAGCCGCGGCTCCCGCGGACGACGTCAGCGCGAGCTGA
- a CDS encoding ABC transporter permease has translation MTTLAARGRPVGASSATLGTWFSDGWAVTKRNLIKIKRSPDMLIFAVLQPIMFVLLFSQVYGGAISVKGTDYTQFLMAGIFAQTVVFGATFSGSAMAQDLKAGIIDRFRTLPMSTSAVLIGRTNSDLVLNGISMVIMMATGFAVGWRVNASPLSFLAGVGLLLLFSYAFSWVMALLGMSVKTPETIQNASFMILFPLTFVSNAFVPSDTLPTPLRIFAEWNPVSSLVQSARKLFGNEGTTPVPDVWTQQNALATVLIGIAVMLVVFVPWSVRKFASISSR, from the coding sequence ATGACCACGCTCGCGGCGCGAGGTCGCCCGGTCGGGGCCTCCTCGGCCACCCTCGGCACCTGGTTCTCGGACGGCTGGGCCGTCACCAAGCGCAACCTCATCAAGATCAAGCGCTCCCCCGACATGCTCATCTTCGCGGTGCTGCAGCCGATCATGTTCGTCCTGCTGTTCAGCCAGGTCTACGGCGGAGCGATCTCCGTGAAGGGCACCGACTACACGCAGTTCCTCATGGCCGGCATCTTCGCCCAGACCGTCGTCTTCGGCGCGACGTTCTCGGGCTCCGCCATGGCGCAGGACCTCAAGGCGGGGATCATCGACCGGTTCCGGACCCTCCCGATGTCGACCTCGGCCGTGCTGATCGGGCGGACCAACTCCGACCTCGTGCTCAACGGCATCTCGATGGTGATCATGATGGCGACGGGATTCGCGGTCGGGTGGCGGGTGAACGCCTCGCCGCTGTCGTTCCTCGCCGGGGTCGGACTGCTCCTGCTGTTCAGCTACGCCTTCAGCTGGGTCATGGCGCTGCTCGGCATGAGCGTGAAGACCCCGGAGACGATCCAGAACGCGTCGTTCATGATCCTGTTCCCGCTGACCTTCGTGTCGAACGCCTTCGTGCCGAGCGACACCCTGCCGACGCCGCTGCGGATCTTCGCGGAGTGGAACCCGGTCTCGTCGCTCGTCCAGTCGGCGCGGAAACTGTTCGGCAACGAGGGGACGACGCCCGTGCCCGACGTCTGGACGCAGCAGAACGCCCTGGCGACCGTCCTGATCGGGATCGCCGTGATGCTGGTGGTCTTCGTCCCCTGGTCGGTGCGGAAGTTCGCGTCGATCAGCTCGCGCTGA
- a CDS encoding ATP-binding cassette domain-containing protein has translation MAIIEAHGLTKTYRSKSGPVHALAGLDLTVPEGTVKALLGPNGAGKTTTVKVLTTLTRPDEGTARIAGIDVLADPRATRRVIGVSGQYAAVDENLTGFENLDMIGRLYHLGRRESQRRAHELIDLFELTAAGDRPVKGFSGGMRRRIDLAGALVTDPRVLFLDEPTTGLDPRSRLALWDVITSLVKGGTTVLLTTQYLEEADQLADDISVIDDGRVIAEGTSDELKAQVGGHRVVVSLTDAADRDAATGILRRHGDSEPVISSDGRTIDVAVTNGPESLQRVLGDLDADGIDLHDAGMRRPTLDDVFLTLTGRSTEVEAADDAPATKRKKAAA, from the coding sequence ATGGCGATCATCGAAGCTCACGGTCTGACGAAGACCTACCGGTCGAAATCCGGGCCCGTCCACGCTCTCGCCGGCCTCGACCTGACCGTGCCCGAGGGCACCGTGAAGGCCCTGCTCGGTCCGAACGGCGCCGGCAAGACCACGACCGTGAAGGTCCTCACGACGCTCACTCGCCCCGACGAGGGGACGGCCCGGATCGCGGGCATCGACGTGCTCGCCGACCCGCGGGCCACCCGACGCGTGATCGGCGTCTCCGGCCAGTACGCCGCCGTCGACGAGAACCTCACCGGCTTCGAGAACCTCGACATGATCGGCCGCCTCTACCACCTCGGCCGACGCGAGTCGCAGCGGCGGGCGCACGAGCTGATCGACCTCTTCGAGCTCACCGCCGCGGGCGACCGACCCGTCAAGGGCTTCTCGGGAGGCATGCGGCGGCGGATCGACCTCGCCGGGGCGCTGGTGACCGACCCGCGCGTCCTCTTCCTCGACGAGCCGACCACGGGGCTCGACCCGCGATCGCGCCTGGCGCTGTGGGACGTCATCACGAGTCTCGTGAAGGGCGGCACGACCGTCCTCCTGACCACGCAGTACCTCGAGGAGGCGGACCAGCTGGCCGACGACATCTCGGTCATCGACGACGGCCGGGTCATCGCGGAGGGGACCTCCGACGAGCTGAAGGCGCAGGTCGGCGGCCACCGGGTGGTCGTGTCGCTGACCGACGCCGCCGATCGAGACGCGGCCACGGGCATCCTGCGCCGCCACGGCGATTCGGAGCCCGTGATCTCCTCCGACGGCCGCACGATCGACGTGGCCGTCACCAACGGCCCCGAGTCGCTCCAGCGGGTGCTCGGCGACCTCGACGCCGACGGGATCGACCTCCACGACGCCGGCATGCGGCGCCCCACGCTCGACGACGTCTTCCTCACCCTCACCGGCCGGAGCACCGAGGTCGAGGCCGCCGACGACGCTCCGGCGACGAAACGGAAGAAGGCGGCGGCATGA
- a CDS encoding proline dehydrogenase family protein has product MANIEVAPEAASTAADTRTGAPEVFPPGLADEAVALARRWAHEATKAPSTRSAELLAHVLEDESGLAFTIGFVDRVVRPEDLSVAARNLAGLAASVPSFLPLPMRAAVRLGGALAPTFPGIVVPLARRVLRGMVSHLIVDSRPDRLGRALETLKKDGTRLNLNLLGEAVLGDAEADHRLRGTRELLERDDVDYVSIKVSSIVSQLSMWAFDETVERVAEKLIPLYEIAARSPKPKFINLDMEEYRDLDLTIAVFTRVLDEEQLSSLEAGIVLQTYLPDALGALQRLNAWATRRIEAGGSPVKVRVVKGANLAMEHVDAALHDWPLATYDTKLDSDTNYKRVLEWAMTPERTAAIRLGVAGHNLFDIAFAHLLSVRRGVADRVEFEMLLGMAEGQADLVKAEVGGLLLYTPVVHPREFDVAISYLIRRLEENASSENFMSAVFELARNEALFERERGRFLDSLARVTTGAPAPHRTQSRLDETPAVREGAFENTPDTDPALGANREWGRRILGRVPTSDLGVATIRAARIDDAQALDDVVRRAVLAAPAWAALGGTGRATILRRAAASLARRRADLIEVAASETGKTIAEGDVEVSEAIDFATYYAELAEELDRVDGARFVPSTLTVVTPPWNFPVAIPTGSTVAALAAGSSVVVKPAGQAKRSGAVLVEALWDAGVPREVLHLVDVDEGDLGRRLVSHPEVDRVILTGAFETAELFRSWRPDLPLLAETSGKNAIIVTPSADLDLAAGDVIRSAFGHAGQKCSAASLVILVGSVATSDRFRRQLVDAASSMRVGLPSDPTTQMGPLVEPASGKLLGALTTLEAGESWLVEPRRLDDSGRLWSPGIRAGVAPGSAFHRTEYFGPVLGVMTAATLDEAIALQNATDFGLTAGIHTLDRRELATWLDRIEAGNLYVNRGITGAIVRRQPFGGWKRSAVGAGGKAGGPNYLVHLGSWRGEPLSGHPAAAPLPAVTALLEASRDLVTDLDALRAAVSGDQESWVATFGAAPDVSGLGLERNVFRYRPLPVTVRLAEGGSTSDLVRVLAAGLRSGAPFSVSSAVPLPERVVSVLRSAGADVRVADDARFHADGVTTPRVRLVGPESAAVALAVALHGDPAVAVFAGAVTPASRLELLPFLREQAVTVTAHRFGNPDAAFLDVPGLDS; this is encoded by the coding sequence ATGGCGAACATCGAGGTGGCCCCCGAGGCCGCGAGCACCGCAGCCGACACCCGCACGGGAGCGCCGGAGGTCTTCCCGCCCGGGCTCGCAGACGAGGCGGTCGCCCTGGCCCGGCGCTGGGCGCACGAGGCCACGAAGGCGCCGAGCACGAGGTCCGCGGAGCTCCTGGCGCACGTCCTCGAGGACGAGTCCGGGCTGGCCTTCACCATCGGGTTCGTCGACCGTGTGGTCCGCCCGGAAGACCTGTCGGTCGCGGCCCGCAACCTGGCCGGCCTCGCCGCCTCCGTCCCGTCGTTCCTGCCCCTCCCGATGCGCGCGGCCGTCCGCCTCGGCGGCGCTCTCGCTCCCACGTTCCCCGGCATCGTCGTCCCGCTCGCCCGGCGCGTCCTCCGCGGGATGGTGTCGCACCTCATCGTCGACTCCCGGCCCGACCGCCTCGGCCGCGCTCTCGAGACCCTCAAGAAGGACGGCACCCGGCTGAACCTCAACCTCCTCGGCGAGGCCGTCCTCGGCGACGCGGAGGCCGACCACCGCCTGCGCGGCACGAGGGAGCTCCTCGAGCGCGACGACGTCGACTACGTCTCCATCAAGGTCTCCTCGATCGTGAGCCAGCTGTCGATGTGGGCCTTCGACGAGACGGTCGAGCGCGTTGCCGAGAAGCTGATCCCGCTGTACGAGATCGCGGCGCGCTCGCCGAAGCCGAAGTTCATCAACCTCGACATGGAGGAGTACCGCGACCTCGACCTCACGATCGCCGTCTTCACCCGCGTGCTCGACGAGGAGCAGCTCTCGTCGCTCGAGGCCGGCATCGTGCTCCAGACCTATCTCCCCGACGCCCTCGGCGCCCTGCAGCGTCTGAACGCCTGGGCCACGAGGCGGATCGAAGCGGGCGGCTCGCCCGTCAAGGTCCGGGTCGTCAAGGGCGCCAACCTCGCCATGGAGCACGTCGACGCGGCCCTCCACGACTGGCCTCTCGCCACCTACGACACCAAGCTCGACAGCGACACCAACTACAAGCGCGTCCTCGAGTGGGCCATGACCCCCGAGCGGACCGCCGCGATCCGCCTCGGCGTCGCGGGCCACAACCTCTTCGACATCGCGTTCGCCCACCTGCTGTCGGTGCGACGCGGCGTGGCGGACCGGGTCGAGTTCGAGATGCTGTTGGGGATGGCCGAGGGGCAGGCCGACCTCGTCAAGGCGGAGGTCGGCGGGCTCCTGCTCTACACGCCCGTCGTCCACCCGCGCGAGTTCGACGTCGCGATCAGCTACCTCATCCGCCGGCTCGAGGAGAACGCCTCCAGCGAGAACTTCATGTCGGCCGTCTTCGAGCTCGCGCGGAACGAGGCGCTGTTCGAGAGGGAGAGAGGCCGCTTCCTCGACTCCCTCGCGCGCGTCACCACCGGTGCTCCCGCTCCCCACCGCACGCAGTCGCGCCTCGACGAGACGCCGGCCGTCCGCGAGGGTGCCTTCGAGAACACCCCGGACACCGACCCGGCGCTCGGAGCCAACCGCGAGTGGGGGCGCAGGATCCTCGGCCGAGTCCCGACCTCCGACCTCGGTGTCGCGACGATCCGCGCCGCTCGGATCGACGACGCGCAGGCGCTCGACGACGTCGTGCGGCGAGCCGTCCTGGCCGCTCCCGCCTGGGCGGCGCTCGGTGGCACGGGCCGCGCCACGATCCTGCGCCGCGCCGCCGCCTCCCTCGCCCGCCGCCGCGCCGACCTCATCGAGGTCGCCGCGTCCGAGACGGGCAAGACGATCGCCGAGGGCGACGTCGAGGTGAGCGAGGCGATCGACTTCGCCACCTACTACGCCGAACTCGCCGAGGAACTCGACCGGGTCGACGGGGCGCGATTCGTCCCCTCCACGCTCACGGTCGTGACGCCGCCATGGAACTTCCCGGTCGCCATCCCCACGGGCTCGACCGTCGCCGCGCTCGCCGCCGGGTCGAGCGTCGTCGTGAAGCCCGCCGGCCAGGCGAAACGCTCGGGAGCCGTCCTGGTCGAGGCGCTCTGGGACGCCGGCGTCCCGCGCGAGGTCCTCCACCTCGTCGACGTCGACGAGGGCGATCTGGGGCGTCGCCTCGTCTCGCACCCCGAGGTCGACCGGGTCATCCTCACCGGCGCGTTCGAGACCGCCGAGCTGTTCCGCTCCTGGCGGCCCGACCTGCCCCTGCTCGCCGAGACGAGCGGCAAGAACGCCATCATCGTCACGCCGAGCGCCGATCTCGACCTGGCGGCAGGCGACGTCATCCGCTCCGCCTTCGGTCACGCCGGGCAGAAGTGCTCCGCGGCCAGCCTCGTGATCCTCGTCGGATCCGTGGCCACGTCCGACCGCTTCCGCCGGCAGCTCGTCGACGCCGCCTCCAGCATGCGCGTCGGCCTCCCGTCCGACCCGACGACTCAGATGGGGCCGCTCGTCGAGCCGGCGTCGGGCAAGCTCCTCGGCGCTCTGACGACCCTCGAGGCGGGGGAGTCCTGGCTGGTCGAGCCCCGGAGGCTCGACGACAGCGGCCGGCTCTGGTCGCCGGGCATCCGCGCCGGGGTCGCCCCGGGCAGCGCCTTCCACCGCACCGAGTACTTCGGCCCCGTCCTCGGCGTCATGACGGCCGCGACGCTCGACGAGGCGATCGCCCTCCAGAACGCCACCGACTTCGGCCTCACCGCCGGGATCCACACCCTCGACCGCCGTGAGCTCGCGACCTGGCTCGACCGTATCGAGGCGGGGAACCTCTACGTCAACCGCGGCATCACCGGCGCCATCGTCCGCCGGCAGCCCTTCGGCGGGTGGAAGCGCTCCGCAGTGGGGGCGGGGGGCAAGGCGGGTGGGCCCAACTACCTGGTGCACCTCGGGTCGTGGCGGGGGGAGCCCCTCTCCGGGCATCCTGCCGCTGCGCCCCTTCCCGCGGTGACGGCACTCCTCGAGGCCTCCCGTGATCTCGTGACGGACCTCGACGCGCTGCGCGCAGCGGTGTCGGGCGACCAGGAGTCGTGGGTCGCCACCTTCGGAGCGGCTCCGGACGTCTCGGGCCTCGGCCTCGAGCGCAACGTCTTCCGGTACCGCCCGCTCCCCGTCACGGTGCGCCTCGCCGAGGGCGGATCGACGTCCGACCTCGTCCGCGTGCTCGCCGCGGGTCTCCGATCGGGGGCGCCATTTTCGGTGTCGTCCGCCGTCCCCCTGCCGGAGCGGGTCGTCTCCGTGCTGCGCTCCGCGGGAGCCGACGTGCGCGTGGCCGATGACGCCCGCTTCCACGCCGACGGCGTCACGACGCCCCGGGTGCGACTCGTCGGTCCCGAGTCGGCGGCCGTCGCGCTCGCGGTGGCCCTGCACGGTGATCCCGCCGTCGCGGTGTTCGCCGGCGCCGTCACTCCGGCCTCTCGACTGGAGCTGCTGCCCTTCCTCCGCGAGCAGGCCGTCACGGTGACGGCTCACCGCTTCGGCAACCCGGACGCCGCGTTCCTCGACGTCCCGGGCCTCGACTCCTAG
- a CDS encoding fumarylacetoacetate hydrolase family protein, with product MKIARFSSPGEDPRFGVVDGEDLVVLAGDPMYSGYQTTGERVPLRTSRVLAPVIPRSKVVGVGLNYYSESDGAGTDTPEFPVLFVKPNTTVVGLGDPIVLPPVEGSILMGASLAIVIGGIAKRVSAENYGDVVFGYTIANDVTAQGVQEADGQWTRAKSYDTFCPLGPYIETELDWSDLRVQTRVEGELIQSETTEQMIRKIPELIEFVSDVFTLLPGDVILTGTPSGAVPFTAGQTVEVGIEGLGSLINPTRSRD from the coding sequence GTGAAGATCGCGCGTTTCTCGAGTCCTGGTGAAGATCCCCGTTTCGGCGTCGTCGACGGCGAAGACCTCGTCGTCCTCGCGGGCGATCCGATGTACAGCGGGTACCAGACCACGGGGGAGCGCGTGCCGCTCCGCACGAGTCGAGTCCTCGCGCCGGTGATCCCGCGATCCAAGGTCGTCGGCGTCGGGCTGAATTACTACAGCGAGTCCGACGGCGCGGGCACGGACACCCCGGAGTTCCCCGTCCTCTTCGTCAAGCCGAACACCACCGTGGTCGGCCTGGGCGATCCCATCGTCCTGCCTCCTGTGGAGGGGTCCATCCTCATGGGCGCCTCCCTGGCCATCGTCATCGGGGGGATCGCGAAGCGCGTCTCCGCGGAGAACTACGGCGACGTCGTCTTCGGCTACACGATCGCGAACGACGTCACGGCCCAGGGCGTGCAGGAGGCGGACGGCCAGTGGACCCGCGCCAAGAGCTACGACACGTTCTGCCCGCTCGGTCCCTACATCGAGACCGAGTTGGACTGGAGCGACCTCCGCGTGCAGACGCGGGTGGAGGGCGAGCTCATCCAGAGCGAGACCACCGAGCAGATGATCCGCAAGATCCCGGAGCTCATCGAGTTCGTGAGCGATGTCTTCACGCTCCTTCCCGGCGACGTGATCCTGACGGGTACGCCCTCGGGCGCCGTTCCGTTCACCGCAGGCCAGACCGTGGAGGTCGGGATCGAGGGGCTCGGGTCCCTGATCAACCCCACGCGGTCGCGGGACTGA
- the gltX gene encoding glutamate--tRNA ligase has product MSASFTTASGSDVRVRFCPSPTGTPHVGLIRTALFNWAYARHTGGKLIFRIEDTDAARDSEESYLQLIEALRWLRIDWDEGVEVGGPHAPYRQSQRHDIYTEVIAQLTERGLLYESFATAEEIEARNRDNGRDPKQGYDNFERDLTTEQREAYRAEGRKPALRLRVPDRDLSFDDLVRGEITFPAGSFTDFVVVRPNGIPLYTFVNPVDDALMGITHVLRGEDLLSSTPRQIALYEALVEVGVASFIPRFGHLPYVMGEGNKKLSKRDPEADLFLHRTHGFIPEGLVNYLALLGWSLSHDRDVFSLEEMVAAFDVEDVNPNPARFDHKKAESINGDHIRLLEAGDFATRLLPYLEGFVQEPPTAEQQRILDAAAPLVQERMQVLGEAPGLLGFLFTEDDELDYADDALKTLGEGSGDVLRAATEALAGLDDWTTPALEAALRASLVDGLGLKPRNAFGPLRVAVSGRRISPPLFESMEILGRESTLSRLERLSARL; this is encoded by the coding sequence ATGTCTGCTTCCTTCACCACCGCCTCCGGTTCCGATGTCCGCGTGCGCTTCTGCCCCTCTCCGACGGGCACGCCGCACGTCGGACTGATCCGCACGGCCTTGTTCAACTGGGCCTACGCGCGTCACACCGGCGGCAAGCTGATCTTCCGCATCGAGGACACCGATGCCGCTCGCGACAGCGAGGAGAGCTACCTGCAGCTGATCGAGGCTCTCCGGTGGCTCAGGATCGACTGGGACGAGGGTGTCGAGGTCGGCGGCCCGCACGCGCCCTACCGGCAGTCGCAGCGCCACGACATCTACACGGAGGTCATCGCGCAGCTCACCGAGCGTGGGCTCCTCTACGAGAGCTTCGCCACCGCCGAGGAGATCGAGGCGCGCAACCGCGACAACGGTCGTGACCCCAAGCAGGGATACGACAACTTCGAGCGCGACCTGACGACGGAGCAGCGGGAGGCTTACCGCGCCGAGGGCCGGAAGCCGGCCCTGCGGCTCCGGGTCCCCGATCGCGACCTGAGCTTCGACGACCTCGTCCGCGGCGAGATCACGTTCCCCGCCGGATCCTTCACCGACTTCGTCGTCGTGCGTCCGAACGGCATTCCGCTCTACACGTTCGTCAACCCCGTGGACGACGCTCTGATGGGCATCACGCACGTCTTGCGCGGGGAGGACCTCCTCTCGTCGACACCTCGTCAGATCGCGCTCTACGAGGCGCTCGTCGAGGTCGGCGTCGCGTCGTTCATCCCCAGGTTCGGCCACCTCCCCTACGTCATGGGCGAGGGGAACAAGAAGCTCTCGAAGCGCGACCCGGAGGCGGATCTCTTCCTCCACCGCACGCACGGCTTCATCCCGGAGGGGCTCGTCAACTATCTGGCGCTCCTCGGCTGGTCGCTCTCGCACGACCGCGACGTCTTCTCGCTCGAGGAGATGGTCGCCGCGTTCGACGTCGAGGACGTCAACCCGAACCCTGCCCGCTTCGATCACAAGAAGGCGGAGTCGATCAACGGCGACCACATCCGGCTTCTGGAGGCGGGCGACTTCGCCACGAGGCTCCTGCCGTACCTCGAGGGCTTCGTGCAGGAGCCGCCGACGGCCGAGCAGCAGCGGATCCTCGACGCGGCAGCACCTCTCGTGCAGGAACGCATGCAGGTGCTGGGGGAGGCCCCCGGACTCCTCGGGTTCCTCTTCACGGAGGATGACGAGCTCGACTACGCCGACGACGCCCTGAAGACGCTCGGCGAGGGATCGGGCGACGTGCTGCGTGCTGCCACGGAAGCGCTCGCCGGTCTCGACGACTGGACGACGCCGGCCCTCGAAGCCGCCCTCAGGGCATCGCTCGTGGACGGCCTCGGGTTGAAGCCGCGCAATGCCTTCGGGCCCCTGCGCGTCGCCGTGTCAGGGCGCCGGATCAGTCCGCCGTTGTTCGAGTCGATGGAGATCCTCGGGCGCGAGTCCACTCTCTCGCGCCTCGAGCGTCTGTCGGCGCGACTCTGA
- a CDS encoding carbohydrate ABC transporter permease, translated as MTEIVPTIATTKTSTKARVKPEAITKTGAPKRRPALTIILGVVAVLWLIPVIGLFITSFRTTTDAQSTGWWTVFAKFFGTAWTLDNYSNALSGASSGTGQSLAGEFLNSVAVAVPATVLPIMFAAFAAYAFTFLEFRGKEIYFALIVGLLVVPVQIALIPILQTYKAITQATGIQITGTFPAAWIVHSAFALPLCIFILRNYMSTLPNALIEAARVDGASHFQIFWRLVVPMSVPALASFAIFQFLWVWNDYLVAYIFIGNANPVLQQGLLGLLGQYNQGWNLVAAGSFIVMIVPFIVFLSLQRFFVRGLTAGSVK; from the coding sequence ATGACCGAAATCGTCCCCACCATCGCGACGACGAAGACCTCGACGAAGGCCAGGGTCAAGCCGGAGGCGATCACCAAGACGGGCGCCCCGAAGCGGCGCCCCGCGCTGACGATCATCCTCGGCGTGGTCGCTGTCCTGTGGCTCATCCCGGTGATCGGCCTCTTCATCACGAGCTTCCGCACCACCACCGACGCGCAGTCGACCGGCTGGTGGACGGTGTTCGCGAAGTTCTTCGGAACGGCGTGGACCCTCGACAACTACTCCAACGCCCTGTCGGGCGCGAGCAGCGGAACGGGCCAGAGCCTCGCCGGCGAGTTCCTCAACAGCGTCGCGGTCGCCGTGCCGGCCACCGTCCTGCCGATCATGTTCGCGGCGTTCGCCGCGTACGCGTTCACGTTCCTGGAGTTCCGCGGCAAGGAGATCTACTTCGCCCTCATCGTCGGTCTGCTCGTCGTGCCGGTGCAGATCGCGCTCATCCCCATCCTGCAGACCTACAAGGCGATCACGCAGGCGACGGGCATCCAGATCACCGGGACGTTCCCGGCGGCCTGGATCGTCCACTCCGCCTTCGCGCTGCCGCTGTGCATCTTCATCCTGCGCAACTACATGTCGACGCTCCCCAACGCCCTCATCGAAGCCGCCCGCGTCGACGGCGCCTCGCACTTCCAGATCTTCTGGCGGCTCGTGGTGCCCATGTCGGTGCCGGCACTGGCGTCGTTCGCGATCTTCCAGTTCCTCTGGGTGTGGAACGACTACCTGGTCGCCTACATCTTCATCGGAAACGCGAACCCCGTGCTCCAGCAGGGCCTGCTCGGTCTGCTCGGCCAGTACAACCAGGGGTGGAACCTCGTGGCGGCCGGCTCGTTCATCGTCATGATCGTGCCGTTCATCGTCTTCCTGTCGCTGCAGCGATTCTTCGTCCGCGGCCTCACCGCCGGCTCCGTCAAGTAG